The Methylacidimicrobium sp. B4 genome contains a region encoding:
- the zwf gene encoding glucose-6-phosphate dehydrogenase produces MTARQQAWLGQTIGGKALPTAVVIFGASGDLTHRKILPALYHLQKNGHLPEGMAIVGFARREQSEEQFREGLRQSLEDYSHTQPIDNAVWSALEPHIYYQKGDMSNPEDYSQLAERLRTLPEASAFGQNHLFYLATAPNFFPVVAENLGKAGLHAREGVDRYRRLIVEKPFGTDLPSARALNETLHKVFPEHCIFRIDHYLGKENVQNLLYFRFGNSIFEPLWDRRYIDHVQITVSETQTIGTRGGYYDMAGASRDMLQNHLMQLFTLIAMEPPASLEAESIRDEKVKVLRSVPTPSSEEVLRNSVRAQYGPGILGGKTVRPYREEDRVSRRSLTETYVCLRLEIDNWRWSGVPFYLRTGKALSHQYTEICIVFHRPPCVLFAHSLKHIARNWLKIRIQPSEGIHMLFNTKVPAQPMIEEARMDFYYRRQDHYFPEAYERLLLDALIGESTLFTRSDEVEQAWRIVDAVEEAWQQEELDRLPLYAPGSMGPVEAEELLRREGRRWGDPPCEEEEVVRE; encoded by the coding sequence ATGACGGCTCGCCAGCAAGCATGGCTCGGACAGACGATCGGAGGCAAGGCATTGCCGACCGCAGTCGTCATTTTCGGGGCTTCTGGAGATCTGACCCACCGGAAGATCCTGCCGGCTCTCTACCACCTCCAGAAGAATGGTCATCTCCCAGAAGGGATGGCGATCGTGGGGTTCGCGCGGCGCGAGCAATCGGAAGAACAGTTTCGAGAGGGGTTGCGCCAATCGCTGGAAGACTACTCCCATACCCAACCGATCGATAACGCCGTCTGGTCGGCCTTGGAGCCGCACATCTACTATCAGAAGGGGGATATGTCGAACCCCGAGGATTACAGCCAGTTGGCGGAACGGCTTCGGACTCTGCCCGAGGCGAGCGCCTTCGGGCAAAATCATCTCTTCTATCTGGCGACCGCTCCCAATTTCTTCCCGGTGGTCGCGGAAAACCTCGGCAAGGCCGGACTTCATGCGCGGGAGGGAGTCGACCGGTACCGGCGATTGATCGTGGAGAAGCCCTTCGGAACTGATCTTCCCTCCGCCCGGGCGCTCAATGAGACGTTGCACAAGGTCTTTCCCGAGCACTGCATCTTCCGCATCGACCATTACCTCGGAAAAGAGAACGTGCAAAATCTCCTCTATTTCCGTTTCGGCAACTCGATCTTCGAGCCTCTTTGGGACCGGCGATACATCGATCATGTGCAGATCACCGTGTCGGAAACGCAGACCATTGGTACCCGGGGAGGCTATTACGACATGGCCGGTGCGTCCCGGGACATGCTGCAGAATCACTTGATGCAGCTCTTCACCCTGATCGCCATGGAGCCGCCCGCCTCCTTGGAGGCGGAATCGATCCGCGACGAAAAGGTCAAGGTGCTCCGCTCGGTTCCGACTCCGAGCTCGGAGGAGGTCCTGAGAAACAGCGTCCGCGCCCAATATGGTCCCGGCATCCTGGGCGGAAAGACGGTCCGCCCCTACCGGGAGGAGGATCGGGTCTCCCGTCGCTCCCTGACGGAGACCTACGTCTGCTTGCGGCTTGAGATCGACAACTGGCGCTGGTCCGGGGTCCCCTTCTATCTCCGCACCGGGAAGGCGCTCAGCCACCAGTACACCGAGATCTGCATCGTCTTCCACCGGCCTCCGTGCGTGCTCTTCGCGCACAGCCTCAAGCATATCGCGCGCAATTGGCTGAAGATCCGGATCCAGCCGAGCGAGGGGATCCACATGCTCTTCAACACCAAGGTGCCGGCGCAGCCGATGATCGAAGAAGCACGGATGGACTTCTACTACCGCCGTCAGGATCACTACTTTCCGGAAGCCTACGAGCGCCTGCTCCTGGATGCTCTCATTGGGGAATCGACTCTTTTTACGCGGTCCGACGAGGTCGAGCAGGCATGGCGCATCGTCGATGCGGTGGAGGAGGCCTGGCAACAGGAGGAGCTCGACCGGCTGCCTCTCTACGCTCCCGGCTCCATGGGGCCAGTGGAAGCGGAGGAGCTCTTGCGTCGAGAGGGACGGCGATGGGGCGACCCTCCCTGCGAGGAGGAAGAAGTGGTTCGGGAGTAG
- a CDS encoding SCO family protein, with amino-acid sequence MSEKVKRRFGVGLIPFGLAAAVLLSLFLSLGYHALLHRKPGGMALPVLRRVESFSLTDSSGKTVTREDLQGKVWVADFIYTSCPGPCPAETVRMKEIQDLVAGLPDVRLVSFSVDPGIDTPEVLARYAQAHGADPARWFFLTGTVKEIWRLASESFAFAVGDNPPNRPAEEGPVFHSTQFALVDQAGRIRAYYDGLLSATPARVAQDMRALLEEEPGNLPERGPSVPIGGGGR; translated from the coding sequence ATGAGCGAAAAGGTGAAGCGGCGGTTCGGGGTCGGGCTGATCCCCTTCGGGCTGGCGGCGGCCGTGCTCCTCTCCCTCTTCCTGAGCCTGGGCTATCATGCACTCCTTCATCGGAAGCCGGGGGGCATGGCGCTACCCGTCCTGCGGCGGGTCGAGTCGTTTTCGTTGACCGACTCATCGGGAAAGACGGTGACTCGGGAAGACTTGCAGGGGAAAGTCTGGGTGGCGGATTTCATCTACACCTCGTGTCCCGGGCCCTGTCCGGCGGAGACGGTCCGGATGAAGGAGATTCAAGATCTCGTGGCGGGCCTGCCGGATGTCCGGCTGGTTTCATTTTCCGTCGATCCGGGGATAGACACGCCCGAGGTGCTTGCGCGCTATGCGCAAGCCCACGGAGCCGACCCAGCCAGATGGTTCTTCTTGACAGGTACGGTCAAGGAGATCTGGCGACTGGCCTCAGAGAGCTTCGCCTTTGCCGTAGGAGATAACCCTCCTAACCGTCCGGCCGAGGAAGGCCCGGTTTTTCATTCGACCCAATTTGCGCTGGTCGACCAGGCTGGACGGATCCGGGCCTATTATGACGGATTGCTCTCGGCTACGCCGGCACGGGTGGCTCAGGACATGCGGGCGCTTCTCGAAGAAGAGCCCGGGAACCTACCGGAGAGGGGTCCGTCCGTCCCGATCGGGGGAGGAGGCAGGTAG
- the pheS gene encoding phenylalanine--tRNA ligase subunit alpha, whose translation MEKEMQEREAELRAALGVAETEAALEEIRIRYLGRQGEIPRQLASLSALPPEQRREAGRAINRFKAWAEAAIEERRGSLASAHPRGPSLDPTLPGRPVPEGSIHPVSRMSRRIVEIFHRLGFALADGPEVETEFYNFDALNTPPDHPARNEQDTFFLKDPGLLPATPSRGGGRLLLRSQTSPVQIRAMERRRPPIRIFAPGRCYRRDEIDATHSIAFFQVEGLVVEEDTSLLDLKGTLELVFGELLGPETRFRFRPHYFPFTEPSFEIDGLRPGRSKAGKEWLELCGCGMVHPKVLSGVGIDPDRYSGFAFGFGIERLLMIVEEVPDLRLFTENDIRFLRNQSSPA comes from the coding sequence GTGGAAAAGGAAATGCAAGAGCGGGAAGCCGAGCTTCGAGCCGCACTGGGGGTGGCAGAGACGGAAGCCGCTCTCGAAGAGATCCGCATCCGCTACCTCGGCCGGCAGGGAGAGATCCCGCGTCAGCTCGCTTCCCTCTCCGCCCTTCCGCCGGAGCAGCGACGGGAGGCCGGCCGAGCGATCAACCGCTTCAAGGCTTGGGCCGAGGCGGCGATCGAGGAGAGACGCGGGTCCCTGGCCTCCGCCCATCCCCGGGGACCCTCTCTCGACCCGACCCTTCCGGGCCGCCCGGTGCCCGAAGGCTCGATCCATCCGGTCTCTCGCATGTCGCGGCGGATCGTGGAAATCTTTCATCGGCTCGGTTTCGCCCTGGCCGACGGCCCGGAAGTCGAAACGGAATTCTACAATTTCGACGCCCTCAACACTCCTCCCGACCATCCGGCACGCAACGAGCAGGATACGTTTTTCCTCAAGGATCCGGGCCTCCTTCCCGCAACTCCCTCCCGTGGCGGCGGCCGGCTCTTGCTCCGCAGCCAGACGAGCCCCGTGCAGATCCGGGCGATGGAGAGGCGACGACCGCCCATCCGCATCTTCGCTCCGGGGCGCTGCTATCGGCGGGATGAGATCGACGCCACCCACTCGATCGCCTTCTTCCAGGTCGAAGGGCTCGTCGTGGAAGAAGACACGAGCCTGCTCGACCTCAAAGGGACGCTCGAGCTCGTCTTCGGAGAGCTGCTGGGCCCGGAGACTCGCTTCCGCTTTCGCCCCCACTACTTCCCCTTCACCGAGCCAAGCTTCGAAATCGACGGCTTGCGTCCTGGCCGGTCGAAAGCGGGGAAGGAGTGGCTGGAGCTTTGCGGGTGCGGAATGGTCCACCCCAAGGTGCTCTCGGGCGTCGGCATCGATCCGGACCGCTACTCCGGATTTGCCTTCGGATTCGGCATCGAGCGGCTCTTGATGATCGTCGAGGAGGTGCCCGATCTGCGGCTCTTTACCGAAAACGACATCCGATTCCTCCGCAACCAAAGCTCCCCCGCTTAA
- a CDS encoding DUF420 domain-containing protein, which translates to MVSHLPAVNASLNALTACFLLAGFVAIKRGQIPMHRNCMIAAFATSMVFLACYLVYHAIHGATAFPRHDWSRPLYFTILISHTFLAVVNLPAIFAALYLASKGRFAAHARVTRLLWPSWIYVSVTGVLVYFMLYHWFRASAS; encoded by the coding sequence ATGGTTTCGCATCTCCCCGCGGTCAACGCCAGTCTCAATGCCCTCACCGCATGTTTTCTTCTCGCTGGGTTTGTGGCGATCAAGCGCGGGCAGATCCCCATGCATCGCAACTGCATGATCGCGGCCTTTGCCACCTCCATGGTGTTCTTGGCCTGCTACCTGGTGTACCATGCCATACACGGGGCGACCGCATTCCCCCGGCATGACTGGTCGCGGCCCCTCTACTTTACGATTCTGATCTCGCACACCTTCCTTGCGGTCGTGAACCTCCCCGCCATTTTCGCGGCGCTCTACCTCGCCTCCAAGGGACGTTTTGCCGCGCACGCCCGGGTCACCCGTCTGCTTTGGCCTTCCTGGATCTACGTCTCGGTGACCGGGGTGCTGGTCTATTTCATGCTTTACCACTGGTTCCGCGCCTCCGCGTCCTAG
- the pgl gene encoding 6-phosphogluconolactonase: MASVAVFSFPDPDAWLDRLTADLWTRLDENRKARRPFHVALSGGTTPIPLYRYWAKLDLPWETIDWWIGDERWVPVTDPRSNEGMIRGSLGVGPGDRFRLRSWHGSEDPSEAARLYDRALREALGDPPVFDLVLLGVGEDGHTASLFPGSPALEEREAYAVANPAPGGSPLRLTLTYPCLDTARSVWFLVAGRSKEKIVERLVASDARLPAARIQAGDQRLYWSQNG; this comes from the coding sequence ATGGCGTCGGTTGCCGTTTTTTCGTTTCCCGATCCCGATGCTTGGCTCGATCGCCTTACCGCTGACCTTTGGACCAGGCTCGACGAAAATCGGAAAGCCCGACGACCCTTTCATGTCGCGCTCTCCGGCGGAACCACTCCGATCCCCCTCTACCGGTACTGGGCCAAGCTCGATCTTCCTTGGGAGACGATCGACTGGTGGATTGGTGATGAGCGCTGGGTTCCCGTCACCGATCCGAGGAGCAACGAAGGAATGATTCGGGGAAGCCTGGGTGTCGGCCCGGGGGATCGCTTCCGGTTGCGGAGTTGGCACGGCTCGGAGGATCCGTCGGAGGCGGCAAGACTTTACGACCGAGCCTTGCGGGAGGCGCTGGGTGATCCTCCCGTCTTCGATCTGGTCCTTCTGGGGGTCGGTGAGGATGGGCATACGGCGTCACTCTTTCCCGGGAGCCCGGCATTAGAGGAACGTGAGGCTTATGCGGTTGCGAATCCCGCTCCCGGAGGAAGTCCTCTTCGGCTGACCCTGACCTATCCCTGCCTCGATACAGCTCGCTCCGTCTGGTTCCTTGTTGCCGGCCGATCCAAGGAGAAGATCGTCGAGCGTCTGGTTGCCTCCGATGCCAGGCTTCCCGCAGCCCGCATCCAGGCTGGCGATCAACGGCTCTATTGGAGTCAGAACGGATGA
- the ileS gene encoding isoleucine--tRNA ligase: MDYRDTVLLPRTSFPMRAELPKREPLLLERWRQDHLYEQILEARSSGPRFILHDGPPFANGNAHLGHLLNKTLKDLVLKSRNMMGFFAPYIPGWDCHGLPIEAKVMADLPPEARDPLTIRRECAAYALRYLGIQREQFERLGIFGDWQRPYRTLDPAYEAEVLLLFADLAEKGLVFEGLRPVFWSTGCHTALAEAEVEYQPRTDPAIDVEFPLLPESCREHGLPQDTRLLIWTTTPWTLPANLAVALHPSLPYALYAVGGHHILAAEARAEVLPGLEGAARVRRFPRGEELCGLRYRHPLLARTGSVYAADFVTGDSGTGFVHVAPGHGMEDYLLGQEHGLPPLSPVDDDGRFTQECGIPELVGLTVWEGNARIIALLQAAGLLWSERAHLHDYPHCWRSKTPILFRSVRQWFIRVQSFQPEALRRIDEVEWIPSRARNRIRGAVESRRDWCISRQRTWGIPLPAFYREDGSSLLDPEAIRKLARAVARSGTDLWYATDDATLARQLGLPGGLRKGTDTLDVWIDSGCSHAAVLAPRGEFPADLYLEGSDQHRGWFQSSLLLSVARSGNAPYRTVLTNGFVLDLDGRKLSKMAGARGLSDFVAQYGADTLRLWVASEDYRDDVPFSQEILARISDTYRLLRNAFRILLANLHDFDAARNRVDEEEFPELDRYMADRLRSLVRTAVDGYRRYEFPAVYHALSRFCSTELSAFYIDVLKDRLYCDATESAARRASQTLLHRIAESLFRLAAPLIPFTAEEAWQSLGKSRSVHLELFPEEEAPQNDVAFSDRWERILDLRNRVNEALEISRQAKEIGKSLEAEVDIYSPHFLPADEGLLAEVLLVSRVRLFPSEPVTIQTRRASGRQCARCWKYSEEVGKTDPSHPELCPRCTAVVQARGDTA, translated from the coding sequence ATGGATTACCGCGACACGGTCCTTCTGCCACGCACTTCCTTTCCGATGCGCGCCGAGCTGCCCAAACGGGAGCCGCTCCTTCTCGAACGGTGGCGCCAAGACCATCTCTACGAGCAGATCCTGGAGGCGCGCAGCTCGGGTCCCCGGTTCATCCTGCATGACGGCCCTCCGTTTGCGAACGGCAACGCCCACCTTGGGCATTTGCTCAATAAGACGCTCAAGGATCTGGTCCTCAAGTCGCGGAACATGATGGGCTTCTTCGCCCCCTACATCCCCGGCTGGGACTGCCACGGCCTTCCCATCGAGGCCAAGGTGATGGCGGACCTCCCTCCCGAGGCGCGGGATCCACTGACGATCCGGCGAGAGTGTGCAGCCTATGCGCTCCGCTACCTCGGCATCCAGCGCGAGCAGTTCGAACGGCTTGGCATCTTCGGAGACTGGCAGCGGCCCTACCGCACCCTGGACCCCGCCTACGAGGCGGAAGTCCTGCTTCTCTTCGCCGACCTGGCGGAGAAGGGATTGGTCTTCGAAGGACTTCGTCCCGTGTTCTGGAGCACTGGGTGCCATACCGCCCTTGCGGAAGCCGAAGTGGAGTACCAGCCGCGCACCGACCCGGCGATCGATGTCGAGTTTCCTCTGCTCCCGGAAAGTTGCCGGGAGCACGGTCTCCCCCAGGACACAAGGCTCTTGATCTGGACAACCACGCCCTGGACGCTCCCCGCCAATCTGGCCGTGGCGCTCCATCCCTCCCTGCCGTACGCTCTCTACGCCGTCGGCGGCCACCACATCCTCGCAGCAGAAGCGCGAGCGGAGGTTCTCCCGGGACTGGAGGGGGCAGCCCGGGTGCGCCGTTTCCCCCGAGGCGAGGAGCTCTGCGGGCTCCGCTATCGTCATCCGCTCCTGGCTCGCACCGGATCGGTCTATGCCGCCGATTTCGTGACGGGAGATAGCGGCACCGGCTTCGTCCACGTTGCGCCAGGGCATGGCATGGAGGACTATCTGCTCGGCCAGGAGCACGGCCTCCCCCCCCTTTCCCCGGTCGACGATGATGGGCGGTTTACCCAAGAGTGTGGGATTCCGGAGCTCGTCGGCCTCACGGTCTGGGAGGGCAATGCCCGCATCATCGCTCTGCTCCAGGCGGCGGGATTGCTCTGGTCGGAGCGGGCCCACCTTCATGATTACCCCCACTGCTGGCGCTCGAAGACCCCGATCCTCTTTCGCTCGGTCCGACAGTGGTTCATCCGGGTCCAGTCGTTCCAGCCCGAGGCGCTGCGCCGGATCGACGAAGTCGAGTGGATCCCTTCCCGCGCCCGCAATCGCATCCGTGGCGCGGTCGAAAGCCGCAGGGACTGGTGCATCTCCCGGCAGCGCACCTGGGGCATCCCCTTGCCAGCGTTTTACCGGGAGGATGGGAGCTCGCTCCTCGATCCGGAAGCGATCCGCAAGCTCGCTCGGGCGGTCGCCCGAAGTGGCACCGACCTCTGGTACGCCACCGACGATGCGACCCTGGCCCGACAGCTCGGCCTGCCCGGGGGCCTTCGGAAAGGAACCGACACGCTCGACGTCTGGATCGACTCCGGCTGCAGCCATGCGGCGGTCCTCGCCCCACGTGGAGAGTTCCCGGCCGATCTTTACTTGGAGGGAAGCGACCAGCATCGCGGCTGGTTTCAGTCGTCTCTCCTGCTTTCGGTCGCTCGAAGCGGAAACGCTCCCTATCGGACCGTCCTGACCAATGGCTTCGTCCTGGATCTCGACGGACGCAAGCTCTCGAAGATGGCGGGTGCCCGAGGCCTCTCCGACTTCGTCGCGCAATACGGCGCGGACACCCTGCGGCTCTGGGTAGCGAGCGAGGACTATCGAGACGATGTCCCCTTTTCCCAAGAGATCCTCGCGCGGATCTCCGATACCTACCGGCTCTTGCGGAACGCGTTTCGGATCCTCCTGGCCAACCTCCACGACTTCGACGCTGCCCGAAACCGGGTGGACGAAGAGGAATTTCCGGAGCTCGACCGATACATGGCGGACCGGCTGCGCAGCCTTGTCCGGACAGCGGTTGACGGCTACCGGCGCTACGAGTTTCCGGCCGTCTATCACGCGCTCAGCCGCTTCTGCTCGACCGAGCTTTCCGCCTTTTACATCGACGTGCTCAAGGACCGGCTCTACTGCGACGCCACCGAGAGCGCCGCCCGCCGTGCCTCCCAAACGCTCCTCCACCGAATCGCGGAAAGCCTCTTCCGGCTCGCCGCACCTCTCATCCCGTTTACCGCCGAGGAAGCCTGGCAGTCTCTGGGAAAGAGTCGCTCGGTTCACTTGGAGCTCTTCCCGGAGGAGGAAGCTCCCCAGAACGACGTTGCCTTCTCCGACCGATGGGAGCGGATTCTCGATCTCCGAAACCGGGTGAACGAAGCGTTGGAAATCAGCCGTCAGGCCAAGGAGATCGGGAAATCCCTGGAGGCGGAGGTGGACATCTACTCCCCCCATTTCCTCCCGGCGGACGAGGGGCTTCTCGCCGAAGTCCTTCTCGTCTCCCGGGTGCGCCTCTTTCCGTCCGAACCGGTGACGATCCAGACGCGACGCGCCTCAGGAAGGCAGTGTGCCCGATGCTGGAAATATTCTGAGGAGGTCGGAAAGACCGACCCGTCTCATCCGGAGCTCTGCCCCCGCTGCACTGCGGTTGTCCAGGCGAGGGGGGACACCGCGTAG
- a CDS encoding ABC transporter permease: protein MEPRKTSVASGNFGLGVYTLWSREVVRFLRQKNRVVGALGTPLVFWFLIGSGVGSSFRTGGTGSSDYFAYFFPGMLLLVVLFTAIFSTISLIEDRREGFLQAVLVAPVPRSAVVAAKLLGGMTLSVLQCVLICVLALPLGLRFSPGSFVLVVATLCLLGLALTGLGYLLAWPLDSVQGYHALMNLLLMPLWLLSGALFPPEGSVGWMRLIIHANPLYYGLELLRAALRPDRPGAPLWLFGAITLLFTVAVGLAAVVITDRVRVKHP from the coding sequence ATGGAGCCGCGGAAGACTAGCGTCGCTTCCGGGAACTTCGGGCTGGGCGTCTACACGCTCTGGAGCCGCGAGGTCGTCCGGTTTCTTCGGCAGAAGAACCGGGTCGTGGGCGCTCTGGGTACTCCATTGGTCTTCTGGTTCCTGATCGGCTCTGGGGTTGGGAGCTCCTTTCGCACGGGGGGAACCGGTTCCAGCGACTACTTTGCCTATTTCTTTCCCGGGATGCTGCTTCTGGTCGTCCTCTTCACCGCCATCTTTTCGACCATCTCCTTGATTGAAGATCGTCGGGAAGGCTTCTTGCAGGCGGTGCTCGTGGCTCCCGTCCCTCGGTCGGCCGTTGTCGCCGCAAAGCTTCTGGGGGGAATGACGCTGAGCGTCCTCCAGTGCGTGTTGATCTGCGTTTTGGCGCTCCCCTTGGGTCTCCGCTTTTCTCCGGGGTCCTTTGTCCTCGTGGTCGCGACCCTCTGTCTGTTGGGGCTTGCGCTCACCGGCCTCGGGTATCTTCTCGCCTGGCCCCTCGATTCGGTTCAGGGTTATCACGCCCTCATGAACCTGTTGCTGATGCCTCTGTGGCTTCTCTCCGGGGCTCTCTTCCCGCCGGAAGGCTCGGTCGGCTGGATGCGGCTGATCATCCATGCCAATCCCCTCTACTACGGGTTAGAGCTCTTGCGGGCGGCGCTCCGGCCGGATCGGCCGGGGGCGCCCCTTTGGCTCTTCGGAGCGATCACCCTCCTCTTTACCGTTGCGGTGGGCTTGGCGGCGGTCGTGATCACCGATCGGGTCCGGGTGAAGCATCCATGA
- a CDS encoding L,D-transpeptidase yields MKVSLQSQAVYVLDGDRIIWAAATNVGKPGHPTPTGTYRVSQKLERKRSGSYGFWVNGSRVIPTEGGGSPGSGWRYVGYPMPYWVEFLPGYGFHEGYVWAQPHTHGCLRLHGSTAGEFYRLVEVGTPVQIRASQPEDQTIGPQIPRFDDSRAPDPPNAFLISDAVFSRPWN; encoded by the coding sequence GTGAAGGTGTCGCTGCAGAGCCAGGCGGTCTATGTTCTCGATGGGGATCGGATAATCTGGGCCGCGGCCACCAACGTGGGGAAGCCCGGTCATCCGACGCCGACCGGGACGTATCGGGTGAGCCAGAAGCTCGAGCGCAAACGGTCGGGCTCCTACGGCTTCTGGGTGAACGGGAGCCGCGTCATCCCCACCGAAGGCGGAGGGAGTCCCGGGTCCGGCTGGCGCTACGTGGGCTATCCGATGCCCTACTGGGTCGAGTTCCTGCCGGGATATGGGTTTCATGAGGGCTATGTCTGGGCCCAACCCCATACGCACGGCTGCTTGCGATTGCATGGCTCCACTGCTGGGGAGTTCTATCGCCTGGTCGAGGTGGGAACCCCCGTGCAGATCCGCGCAAGTCAGCCGGAAGACCAGACGATCGGCCCGCAGATCCCTCGGTTCGACGACTCCCGCGCGCCGGATCCCCCAAACGCCTTCCTGATTTCGGACGCCGTCTTTTCCCGACCTTGGAATTAG
- a CDS encoding tetratricopeptide repeat protein has translation MRGPSLPSGRSVALILAAAWVFLGSFSGRAASSEKKALFAQAYQDALVAFHRKDWRAAEAAVDRARQIDPDDPQGWVLTARILLRKKEYEGARTNLQEALRRKPQFAPALRVSGDLAFDQRRFAEAFRLYNEALLREPGDKNLILKMLYCQVMLGNRGAAERLLAQLSPFDESNPAYYFGEAAIFHARDREPRDQKDLLQTARVMYGNDVFAEYLSDYEFLFADPR, from the coding sequence ATGAGAGGTCCTTCTCTCCCTTCCGGTCGTTCGGTCGCGCTGATCCTCGCCGCCGCCTGGGTTTTCCTTGGGAGCTTTTCGGGTCGCGCCGCATCGAGTGAGAAGAAGGCGCTCTTCGCGCAGGCATACCAGGATGCGCTCGTCGCCTTTCATCGAAAGGATTGGCGGGCGGCGGAGGCGGCGGTGGACCGGGCGCGCCAGATCGATCCTGACGACCCGCAAGGGTGGGTGCTTACCGCCCGGATCCTGCTCAGGAAGAAGGAGTACGAAGGAGCTCGGACAAATCTTCAGGAGGCGCTTCGCCGTAAGCCCCAGTTCGCACCCGCGCTGCGCGTTTCCGGGGATCTGGCTTTCGACCAGCGGCGATTTGCGGAGGCTTTCCGTCTGTACAACGAGGCTCTTTTGCGGGAGCCCGGTGACAAGAACCTCATTCTCAAGATGCTCTATTGCCAGGTGATGCTGGGCAATCGGGGTGCCGCGGAGCGTCTGCTTGCGCAGTTGAGTCCCTTCGACGAATCCAATCCGGCCTACTACTTCGGGGAGGCTGCCATTTTCCACGCCCGCGATCGAGAGCCGAGGGATCAGAAGGATCTGTTGCAGACGGCGCGGGTGATGTATGGCAACGACGTCTTTGCCGAGTATCTGAGTGACTATGAATTCCTGTTTGCCGATCCTCGATAG